GCCAAGAGGTTGAATGCCGAGGCCTCGGGCCCCGCCTCTCCGCACTCGCCAAGGGCATGGAAGGTCCACCGGGGCAGCCCCGATAGGGGCCGCCCATCCTCGAGCTCCGGGCTATGGCCCCCCGTGATCACGGAAACCCCGTGCGGCCAATGCCGGGCCAGGGCCTTCAGGAATTTTTCGTTGACGTGCCCCTCCGGCCCTCCTGGGCCGGGTGCTACGAAATACGCGACCACGATGAGATGCGGCTCGGCCGGCTCAGACATGCCTGCCCGCCGCCCGAACGTTTCCGGCCATGAGGCCGAGGCTGATCCATTGCCAGACATAGAAGCTGTTGTCGGCCCGGGTACGGCCATAGGCCCGCCAAGCCGAGCGCACGGCCTCCTCGCGCAGCCATTGCCCTCCGTAGGCGCGCAGGGCGGCCTCGATGCATTCCCCCGCCCATTCCTTGAGCGGGCCGGCCAGCCATTCCCTCTGGGGCGTTTGGACCGGGCGCTTGGGCGCCCGCGATAGATCCGCGGGAAGGACTTCCTCGGCCAAGCGGCGCAAAAACCATTTATGAACGCCGCCGCGGATTTTGCGTTCGGGGGGCTGGCGCAGAGCCAACTCCACCAGG
The nucleotide sequence above comes from Elusimicrobiota bacterium. Encoded proteins:
- a CDS encoding asparagine synthetase B; the encoded protein is AGYDYYGAAAAAPPLVQGTKESPVRPECLEPGFAEKAWDWDAPAPFPDRLRNLQYRDLRHTKIPRALRFNDRVSMRSGTELREPFLDHRLVELALRQPPERKIRGGVHKWFLRRLAEEVLPADLSRAPKRPVQTPQREWLAGPLKEWAGECIEAALRAYGGQWLREEAVRSAWRAYGRTRADNSFYVWQWISLGLMAGNVRAAGRHV